One Pseudomonadota bacterium genomic region harbors:
- a CDS encoding Hsp33 family molecular chaperone HslO, with translation MIKKDIFNRDLKAQLKASAKDRIYRFVMADKMIKGAVVHSTKMVNEMRANHETGPLETLILGQAYIATSLICSGLKGKNDRISMAIQCSGPLKGLDVEANVLGEVRGYLKTQHIEVDNPETIKGLASLFGAGFLTVTQYLENAPAPYSGQVALEHGSIAEDLANYFLVSEQTPTGFILSVFFDEKEEVTGAGGIFLQAMPGVDPEKVREAEIMLQGIDSLGELFSRGKMPEAIIQDAFSSLEPKFLNDGRVEFFCRCSKDRMAGYLKSLPKEDKTDLLQNGPFPLEIRCHHCNSAYQFGKEDLMTLED, from the coding sequence ATGATTAAAAAAGATATTTTCAACAGGGATCTGAAGGCACAGCTCAAGGCGTCGGCAAAAGACAGAATATACCGCTTTGTCATGGCTGACAAGATGATCAAAGGGGCTGTTGTTCACTCCACCAAGATGGTCAATGAAATGCGCGCCAACCACGAAACAGGGCCGCTGGAAACCCTGATCCTCGGCCAGGCATATATTGCGACAAGTCTGATCTGCTCAGGACTTAAAGGCAAAAATGACCGGATAAGCATGGCGATACAATGTTCAGGCCCGCTGAAGGGGCTGGATGTTGAGGCAAATGTCCTTGGTGAGGTTCGGGGATATCTTAAAACACAGCACATTGAGGTTGACAATCCTGAAACAATTAAAGGCCTGGCCTCCCTTTTCGGGGCTGGTTTTCTCACCGTCACCCAATATCTGGAAAATGCCCCTGCACCGTATTCCGGGCAGGTGGCCCTTGAGCATGGCAGCATTGCCGAGGATCTGGCAAATTATTTTCTGGTCTCAGAACAGACTCCCACCGGATTTATCTTAAGTGTGTTTTTTGATGAGAAAGAAGAGGTTACAGGCGCCGGGGGGATTTTTCTCCAGGCAATGCCGGGGGTTGATCCGGAAAAGGTCAGGGAGGCGGAAATCATGCTTCAGGGGATTGATTCACTGGGCGAATTGTTTTCAAGAGGAAAGATGCCTGAAGCTATAATCCAGGATGCGTTTTCAAGTCTTGAACCGAAATTCTTAAATGACGGCCGGGTGGAGTTTTTCTGCAGGTGTTCAAAAGACAGAATGGCAGGATATCTGAAAAGTCTGCCTAAAGAGGATAAAACGGATCTGCTGCAAAATGGGCCGTTCCCTCTGGAAATCCGCTGCCATCACTGTAATTCGGCATATCAGTTCGGTAAGGAAGATTTGATGACGCTTGAAGACTAG
- a CDS encoding DNA-binding protein — MSGTVVETMDSGGYTYVQVDTGSQKIWAAGPQKKIQFGDKVIIPSGMSLQNFHSKSLNRDFSSIYFVGAIIKEGESTGSAPSDHAAKSPGMTSANVEVKAGSIKKAEGGETVGDIFKNKTSLSGKKVTLRGKVVKFTPQVMGKNWIHLQDGTGSQGSNDLTVTTAAEVAKGATVLLTGQLAVDKDFGYGYNYDVIVEDAQIKVE, encoded by the coding sequence ATGAGCGGCACAGTTGTGGAGACCATGGATAGTGGCGGGTATACATATGTGCAGGTCGATACAGGTTCGCAGAAAATCTGGGCCGCCGGACCACAAAAAAAGATCCAGTTTGGAGATAAGGTGATAATTCCATCCGGAATGTCCCTGCAGAACTTTCACAGCAAATCCTTGAATCGTGATTTCAGTTCGATCTATTTTGTTGGCGCAATTATCAAAGAAGGTGAATCCACAGGATCTGCTCCCTCTGACCATGCTGCAAAATCTCCGGGAATGACCTCGGCAAATGTTGAAGTGAAGGCAGGTTCTATTAAAAAAGCCGAGGGCGGCGAGACGGTTGGAGATATTTTTAAGAATAAAACCTCCCTGAGCGGCAAAAAAGTAACCCTGCGCGGCAAGGTTGTGAAATTTACCCCGCAGGTCATGGGCAAAAACTGGATTCATCTCCAGGATGGCACCGGGAGTCAGGGCAGCAATGATCTGACGGTAACCACTGCAGCTGAGGTCGCCAAAGGGGCAACAGTTCTTCTGACCGGCCAGCTCGCTGTTGATAAGGATTTTGGCTATGGCTATAATTATGATGTTATTGTTGAGGATGCGCAAATAAAGGTGGAGTAA
- a CDS encoding DUF3494 domain-containing protein, which translates to MHKILKINSGFVALCLAVSLTGCGGGGDGANQPPLASMGNVCEGAGCIDLGTAGNYAILAKTGVATVPTSVVTGNVGLSPEARGFLTGWDLIGEPNDNYFTSAQVVAPGKLYAADNLGTTPVTLTTAVNNMGTAYTAAAGKTATSAATTNVGAGTLAGLTLAPGVYEWGTGIDITTDLTLAGTATDVWIFKVAGTMTMAADKNILLIGGAVSQNIFWQVTDAVSIGARTHFEGIIMGQTSITFGNLASLNGRLLAQSAVNLDATTVTVP; encoded by the coding sequence ATGCACAAAATATTAAAAATCAATTCGGGATTTGTGGCCTTATGTCTGGCCGTTTCTCTTACCGGCTGCGGCGGTGGTGGCGATGGGGCAAACCAACCCCCTCTCGCGAGTATGGGGAACGTTTGTGAGGGAGCGGGTTGTATCGACCTTGGCACGGCCGGTAATTATGCGATTCTGGCAAAAACCGGGGTCGCCACCGTGCCAACCTCCGTGGTGACCGGGAATGTTGGCTTGAGTCCCGAGGCCAGGGGTTTCTTGACTGGCTGGGATCTAATAGGTGAACCTAATGATAACTATTTCACCTCGGCGCAGGTGGTTGCACCCGGGAAACTCTACGCTGCCGACAATTTGGGAACGACTCCTGTCACCCTGACCACCGCTGTAAATAACATGGGCACCGCCTACACCGCCGCCGCTGGCAAGACAGCAACCTCCGCGGCGACGACCAACGTGGGGGCCGGTACGCTTGCCGGTTTAACCCTCGCTCCTGGAGTCTATGAGTGGGGTACCGGGATTGACATCACTACGGATCTTACTCTCGCTGGCACTGCAACCGATGTCTGGATTTTCAAAGTTGCTGGAACTATGACGATGGCCGCTGACAAAAATATTCTTCTAATCGGTGGCGCTGTGTCCCAGAACATCTTCTGGCAGGTTACCGATGCGGTAAGCATTGGCGCGAGAACACACTTTGAGGGAATTATCATGGGCCAGACCTCAATCACCTTTGGCAATCTGGCCTCGCTCAACGGCAGACTGCTGGCCCAATCCGCAGTCAATCTTGATGCGACTACCGTTACCGTTCCCTAA
- a CDS encoding DUF3185 domain-containing protein has product MKTYALVAIILIVAGFVVFAYQGITYATGKKAVDSGISQITATKTSAIPLLPLGGALALLGGISLLVFGERKTDRVQYLSATRGSGLLRK; this is encoded by the coding sequence ATGAAAACATATGCGTTGGTAGCCATCATTCTCATCGTAGCAGGGTTCGTTGTTTTTGCTTACCAAGGCATCACATACGCAACCGGCAAAAAGGCCGTTGATTCAGGGATCAGCCAGATTACGGCTACGAAGACGAGCGCTATCCCGCTGCTGCCGTTGGGGGGGGCGTTAGCGCTCCTGGGCGGCATCTCCCTGTTGGTATTTGGCGAGAGAAAAACAGACAGAGTACAGTATCTTTCAGCCACGAGAGGCTCAGGATTGCTCCGTAAATAG
- a CDS encoding transposase, which yields MVSDHFHIIKIFNDKLTEFRRDLQQEANYSDQEVLKDTRWLLLKNPENLNEARNEKQRLEKALNLNKPLATAYYLKENLRQLLEQGDKFHAEIFLDDWIGRAEISGIKILRKIAQTLNNHRDGILEEHNFLIMEFTMADGGDTGRLISLAETERLAFSEYPLRKMTP from the coding sequence ATTGTCTCTGACCATTTTCATATCATCAAAATTTTCAACGACAAACTGACTGAATTCCGCAGAGATCTTCAGCAAGAGGCAAACTACTCAGATCAAGAAGTACTCAAAGACACTCGTTGGTTGCTGCTGAAGAATCCAGAGAATCTCAATGAGGCGCGAAATGAAAAACAACGCCTTGAGAAAGCTCTTAATCTGAACAAACCGTTAGCCACCGCATATTATTTGAAAGAAAATCTCCGTCAGCTATTGGAACAGGGAGACAAGTTCCATGCTGAAATATTCCTTGATGATTGGATTGGCAGGGCAGAAATCTCAGGAATCAAGATCCTGAGAAAAATTGCCCAAACATTAAACAACCATCGCGACGGAATCCTCGAAGAACACAACTTCCTGATCATGGAATTCACCATGGCCGACGGCGGTGATACCGGACGGTTAATCAGCCTGGCCGAGACGGAACGATTGGCCTTTTCGGAATATCCCCTGCGGAAGATGACACCGTGA
- a CDS encoding DUF3943 domain-containing protein — protein MQLVRQIFKAFFVVLHLEILLAISSLAFAQEGEITGSVKDHLTDLGIQWVTISVRDVTTGKVIATGLTDASGDYSVRIPALGNYSVEAAKRGYGYGRVTAPDMIEISDTIPKQTVNLSLGGKKWLPYNPDDPKSAMSWETGAGKSYLIPALEIPTFLIVLNVYDRYVYSDLEENGKKVYDTDLQTFRDHVIDGPWGVDTDAFSINQFAHPYQGSMYHGFARSAGLNYWESCLYTNLGSFLWETAGETTNPSINDQFASGIGGSFFGEVLFRMASLVLEGDGGKPGFWQELGAGIISPPTGINRLAYGNRFMPIFPSHNPATFSRVQLGVSINSNVNDNENILSSFVQTEGSLSYTMAYGLPGKPGYDYTRPFDYFHFEFTTLGNTDNPFDNIMIRGFLLGDDYTVGNSYSGIWGLYGGYDYISPHIFRVSSTSLSLGTTYQWWISRAVALQGSVLGGVGYAAAGNVTQIGERDYHYGIAPQGLTAFRLIMSDRAMLDLTGRTYFISGMGGDDPGGRESINRLDTGFTVRVYGRHALGLKYIISSRDAQYPDRPDSHQSAGTVSLVYTWLGKARFGAVEWRGTDYL, from the coding sequence ATGCAACTCGTAAGACAAATATTCAAGGCGTTTTTTGTGGTGCTTCATCTGGAGATATTACTCGCCATAAGCAGCCTCGCCTTTGCCCAGGAAGGGGAAATTACCGGTTCGGTAAAGGATCACTTGACCGACCTGGGAATTCAATGGGTAACTATCTCGGTAAGAGACGTAACTACCGGTAAGGTAATTGCAACCGGGCTTACCGATGCGTCGGGTGATTATTCAGTGCGTATTCCCGCCCTGGGAAATTACAGCGTCGAAGCGGCCAAACGTGGCTATGGATATGGTAGGGTGACGGCGCCGGATATGATCGAGATCTCCGATACTATCCCGAAGCAAACCGTCAATCTCTCCCTGGGAGGGAAGAAGTGGTTGCCGTACAACCCCGATGATCCTAAATCCGCCATGTCCTGGGAAACCGGGGCCGGCAAGAGCTACCTGATCCCGGCCCTGGAAATTCCCACCTTTCTGATTGTCCTTAATGTGTACGACCGCTATGTCTACTCCGACTTGGAAGAGAACGGAAAAAAGGTCTACGACACGGACCTGCAAACCTTCAGGGACCACGTCATCGACGGGCCCTGGGGGGTCGACACCGACGCCTTCAGCATCAACCAGTTTGCGCATCCCTATCAGGGTTCCATGTACCATGGCTTCGCGCGCTCGGCGGGCCTCAACTATTGGGAATCCTGCCTCTACACCAACCTTGGCAGCTTTCTCTGGGAAACGGCCGGGGAGACCACCAACCCCTCCATCAATGACCAGTTCGCCAGCGGCATTGGCGGGAGCTTTTTCGGGGAGGTGCTTTTCCGGATGGCCAGTCTGGTGCTGGAGGGCGATGGCGGCAAACCAGGATTTTGGCAAGAGTTGGGCGCGGGGATAATTTCGCCACCCACGGGGATCAATCGCCTGGCCTATGGCAACCGGTTCATGCCCATATTCCCCAGCCATAATCCGGCAACCTTCTCGCGGGTGCAGCTCGGCGTAAGTATAAACTCGAACGTCAACGACAACGAGAACATCTTAAGCAGCTTCGTGCAGACCGAGGGGAGTTTGAGCTACACCATGGCTTACGGGCTTCCCGGCAAGCCCGGATATGACTACACCCGCCCCTTCGATTACTTCCATTTTGAATTTACTACCCTCGGCAACACCGATAACCCTTTTGACAACATCATGATCCGCGGGTTCCTCCTCGGCGACGACTATACGGTTGGCAATTCCTATAGCGGAATCTGGGGCCTTTATGGCGGCTATGACTATATATCGCCGCATATCTTCCGCGTTTCCAGCACCTCCCTGTCCCTTGGCACCACTTACCAGTGGTGGATTTCCCGGGCGGTCGCTCTCCAGGGTTCGGTTCTCGGGGGGGTCGGTTACGCCGCAGCCGGCAATGTCACCCAAATAGGTGAACGCGACTACCATTACGGCATCGCCCCGCAAGGACTTACCGCTTTCCGGCTCATTATGAGCGACCGGGCCATGCTTGACTTAACCGGACGCACCTATTTCATATCCGGCATGGGTGGCGATGACCCGGGAGGACGGGAGAGCATCAACCGGCTGGACACGGGATTCACCGTCCGCGTTTATGGCCGTCACGCTCTCGGGCTCAAATACATCATTTCCAGTCGTGATGCCCAATATCCCGATCGTCCTGACAGCCACCAGTCGGCCGGCACCGTCAGTCTGGTTTACACCTGGCTCGGCAAGGCCCGGTTCGGCGCGGTCGAATGGCGCGGCACTGACTATCTCTAA
- a CDS encoding phosphatase PAP2 family protein, whose product MRIIMTRSLLISFMIMALCLPATTAKAVEADLFATDILTAIVPLTGLAVAHFTDDDEGEKQWWRNTLENQVVTTTLRVAFNETSWGERPNGSDYSFPSGHVSTIVSGAAFLGRRYGWKWGLPGYLASAYVAYVRVEDDKHHWRDAFAGAAVAYGIAWLTVTPEHATSLAPIIGPNFLGLRWQRSF is encoded by the coding sequence ATGAGAATTATTATGACCAGATCCCTGCTTATATCATTTATGATAATGGCGCTTTGTTTGCCCGCCACCACGGCTAAGGCCGTGGAGGCCGACCTGTTTGCGACTGACATCTTGACGGCTATTGTTCCCTTGACCGGCCTGGCGGTCGCCCATTTCACCGACGATGACGAGGGCGAAAAACAGTGGTGGCGCAATACCCTGGAAAACCAGGTCGTCACCACGACACTCCGGGTCGCATTCAACGAAACCAGCTGGGGTGAACGCCCAAACGGCAGCGACTATAGTTTTCCCTCCGGACACGTGTCCACCATCGTATCCGGCGCGGCCTTCCTGGGCAGGCGCTACGGCTGGAAGTGGGGCCTCCCCGGGTATCTGGCGTCCGCTTACGTCGCCTATGTTCGGGTTGAAGATGACAAACATCACTGGCGCGATGCCTTTGCCGGCGCTGCAGTGGCGTATGGCATAGCCTGGCTCACGGTCACGCCGGAACACGCGACTTCCCTGGCCCCGATTATCGGACCCAATTTTCTCGGCTTGCGCTGGCAACGTTCCTTCTGA
- a CDS encoding membrane integrity-associated transporter subunit PqiC, which yields MNTKYILHWCRLLATGLSLTALGGCNLLLPSTTPHPSFYSLDSVPETAPATAPATAPTLIINPPVAAAGFDNPRIIYTRQNHKLEYFAHSEWVDSPARMLMPLLVTTIENSGAFRAVVLTPSSATGDLRLDTEIIRLQHEFLTQPSQVHFTLRAYLVDNRTRRVLAWREFDIIMPAASEDTYGGVVAANRAVQTVLEKLATFCADAVRNVWVKK from the coding sequence ATGAATACAAAATACATCCTTCACTGGTGCCGACTCTTAGCCACCGGTTTGTCGCTGACGGCCCTCGGGGGGTGCAACCTGCTGCTCCCGTCAACAACGCCGCATCCATCTTTTTATTCACTGGACAGCGTGCCGGAGACAGCCCCGGCCACGGCACCGGCGACCGCGCCGACCTTGATCATCAACCCCCCGGTTGCGGCCGCCGGCTTTGACAACCCGCGCATTATCTACACGCGCCAGAATCACAAACTCGAATACTTCGCACACAGCGAATGGGTGGATTCTCCCGCCCGCATGCTCATGCCGCTGCTGGTCACCACCATTGAAAACTCCGGGGCATTCCGCGCCGTGGTTCTGACTCCAAGCTCGGCGACCGGCGATCTGCGGCTCGATACCGAGATCATTCGACTGCAGCACGAGTTCCTCACCCAGCCAAGCCAGGTGCATTTCACGCTCCGCGCCTACCTCGTTGACAACAGAACCCGCCGCGTGCTTGCCTGGCGCGAGTTCGATATTATCATGCCCGCCGCCAGCGAGGACACCTATGGAGGAGTTGTGGCTGCCAACCGCGCGGTGCAAACCGTACTCGAGAAGCTTGCAACATTTTGCGCCGATGCGGTGCGCAACGTATGGGTGAAAAAATGA
- a CDS encoding MCE family protein, with protein METKVNYTIVGIFVLVLGAALIAGVLWLASGGAFQKKYDLYLAIEEESVSGLELNASVKYNGVEVGKVREIRLDPENPEMVKLLFAIEHGTPIKEDTVAILRTQGLTGIAYVELSGGTRNSPPLRATADNKYPVIRTQPSLSARLENLLTTVLAKLDSTSNNINSILSDKNRAAFENALADIATIAHTIAARKDTLNAAINNAALTFDNASQATARIGPVLDDIGRSAEAVGKMGDQVTLTSVGIGKTVDSLGSEVKRFTSETLPELERLLGELSVLAISLRRLSEQTERDPRGLLFGRKPVPDGPGETGTGSRKP; from the coding sequence ATGGAAACGAAAGTAAACTATACCATTGTGGGCATATTCGTTCTTGTCCTCGGCGCTGCGCTGATCGCGGGCGTGCTCTGGCTCGCTTCGGGCGGAGCCTTTCAAAAAAAGTACGATCTCTATCTTGCCATCGAAGAAGAATCGGTTTCCGGCCTCGAACTGAACGCATCGGTCAAATACAACGGCGTCGAGGTGGGCAAAGTGCGGGAAATTCGGCTTGACCCGGAAAATCCGGAAATGGTGAAACTGCTCTTCGCCATCGAGCATGGCACGCCGATCAAGGAAGACACTGTTGCGATTCTGAGAACACAGGGTCTGACGGGCATCGCCTATGTCGAACTCAGCGGCGGGACGCGGAATTCACCCCCCCTGCGCGCAACCGCTGACAACAAGTATCCGGTGATCCGCACCCAACCATCGCTCAGCGCGCGCCTGGAAAATTTACTCACCACAGTGCTTGCTAAACTGGACAGCACCTCGAACAACATCAATTCCATTTTGAGCGACAAAAACCGGGCGGCATTTGAGAACGCACTCGCGGACATTGCCACCATTGCCCACACCATTGCAGCGCGCAAGGACACGCTCAACGCGGCCATTAACAATGCCGCCCTCACTTTCGACAACGCATCCCAGGCAACTGCCCGGATCGGTCCCGTGCTCGATGATATCGGACGCAGCGCCGAAGCGGTGGGAAAAATGGGGGACCAGGTCACCCTGACGAGTGTCGGCATTGGCAAAACGGTCGACTCCCTGGGCAGCGAAGTAAAACGCTTCACCTCGGAAACTCTGCCCGAACTTGAACGCCTGCTCGGTGAACTGAGCGTTCTGGCGATCTCGCTGCGGCGCCTGAGCGAACAGACCGAGCGTGACCCGCGCGGCCTGCTTTTCGGCCGCAAACCAGTCCCGGACGGACCGGGAGAAACAGGAACAGGATCAAGAAAGCCATGA
- a CDS encoding ATP-binding cassette domain-containing protein, translating to MQNQILTDETVIELSKVSTRFGDHIVHSELDLEVRRAEVFALIGGSGSGKSTLLREMILLQRPTSGTIRVLGVDLQKLGDDETRALRLRWGVMFQHGGLFGSLTVKENIGLPLREHTQLRDGLIDEIAAWKLSLTGLAPEVGAQYPSELSGGMMKRASLARALALDPELLFLDEPTAGLDPESAAGIDELVHKLRDLFGLTIVMITHDLDLLWQVTDRVAVLAEGSVQGLGSMPELLKMDNPAIRQFFDGPRGRAAQKQAGHVKSQVNSV from the coding sequence ATGCAAAACCAAATCCTTACAGACGAAACAGTCATCGAACTCAGCAAGGTATCGACGCGCTTCGGCGACCATATCGTGCATTCCGAACTTGACCTCGAAGTGCGCCGCGCGGAAGTTTTTGCGTTGATCGGCGGCAGCGGCTCCGGCAAATCGACGCTGCTGCGGGAAATGATTCTGCTGCAGCGCCCGACCTCTGGTACCATCCGGGTGCTCGGCGTGGATCTGCAAAAGCTTGGGGATGACGAGACCCGCGCGCTGCGCCTGCGCTGGGGGGTGATGTTCCAGCACGGCGGACTGTTCGGCTCGCTTACCGTGAAAGAAAATATCGGCTTGCCGTTACGCGAACATACACAACTTCGAGACGGTTTGATTGATGAAATCGCGGCCTGGAAACTCTCCCTGACCGGTCTGGCGCCGGAGGTCGGCGCGCAGTATCCGTCCGAGCTCAGCGGCGGCATGATGAAACGCGCGTCGCTGGCCCGGGCGCTGGCGCTGGACCCGGAACTGCTGTTTCTCGACGAACCCACCGCTGGCCTCGACCCGGAAAGCGCCGCCGGCATCGATGAACTGGTGCACAAACTGCGCGACCTCTTCGGCCTGACCATAGTCATGATCACTCACGACCTTGACCTGCTGTGGCAGGTTACCGATCGCGTCGCCGTTCTCGCGGAAGGCAGTGTGCAGGGCCTCGGCTCGATGCCGGAACTCCTGAAAATGGACAATCCCGCCATCAGGCAATTCTTTGACGGCCCGCGCGGAAGGGCGGCGCAGAAACAGGCGGGGCATGTGAAATCTCAGGTTAACAGCGTGTAG
- a CDS encoding MlaE family lipid ABC transporter permease subunit has product MKPLSPQPAAIAQPTPREFILSGAWTALGIGRIQPRLDAMSTPSQAELVVDGAGIEAFDTAGAWILQKFLARLGDQENVVQARNLRPEFARLLEVVAHVADQADLHTPATGHSQTVLAHIGRSAAAALEQTVALFSFVGATAIAFGGCMAHPARFRWRPILFNIRSAGFNALPIVGLLSFLLGIVVAYQGADQLRRYGANIFVVDLVGLSMLREFAPLITAIIIAGRSGSAYAAQIGTMSVTEEIDAMRTLGIAPLELLVLPKIIALVIALPLLTVFADVLGVFGGMIMARAQLGVEFGEFLQRFAKSISITAYMVGIGKAPAFAAIIAVVGCFQGFRTKGGADSVGRQTTRSVVQSIFLVIVADALFSIAFSALGI; this is encoded by the coding sequence ATGAAACCATTATCGCCTCAACCCGCCGCAATCGCACAACCGACGCCCCGGGAATTCATATTGTCGGGGGCCTGGACCGCGCTCGGGATCGGCAGGATCCAGCCGCGACTCGATGCGATGTCCACGCCGTCACAAGCAGAGCTGGTCGTCGACGGTGCGGGCATCGAGGCCTTCGATACCGCGGGCGCCTGGATTCTTCAAAAATTCCTGGCACGGCTGGGCGATCAGGAAAATGTCGTGCAGGCGCGCAATCTGCGTCCGGAATTCGCCAGGCTGCTGGAAGTCGTGGCGCATGTCGCCGATCAGGCTGATCTGCACACGCCTGCCACCGGCCATTCCCAGACGGTGTTAGCGCATATCGGCCGAAGTGCTGCGGCCGCCCTGGAACAAACCGTGGCGTTGTTCAGTTTCGTCGGCGCAACAGCGATCGCCTTTGGAGGCTGCATGGCGCATCCGGCGCGATTCAGGTGGCGCCCAATCCTTTTCAACATTCGGAGCGCCGGCTTCAACGCGCTGCCCATTGTCGGCCTGCTGTCCTTTCTTCTCGGAATCGTGGTTGCCTATCAGGGTGCCGACCAACTCAGACGCTACGGTGCCAACATATTCGTGGTCGATCTTGTCGGCCTGTCAATGCTGCGCGAGTTTGCGCCGCTGATCACCGCCATCATCATCGCCGGACGCTCGGGCTCAGCATATGCCGCGCAGATCGGAACCATGTCCGTGACCGAGGAGATCGACGCCATGCGCACCCTCGGCATCGCGCCCCTCGAACTGCTGGTTCTGCCGAAGATCATTGCGCTGGTTATCGCGCTGCCGCTGCTGACCGTGTTTGCGGACGTGCTCGGCGTCTTCGGCGGGATGATCATGGCGCGCGCCCAGCTCGGCGTTGAATTCGGCGAGTTTCTCCAACGCTTCGCCAAATCCATCAGTATTACTGCCTACATGGTCGGCATCGGCAAAGCGCCGGCATTCGCCGCAATCATCGCCGTAGTCGGCTGTTTTCAAGGCTTCCGCACCAAGGGCGGCGCCGACAGCGTCGGCCGCCAGACCACGCGCAGCGTCGTGCAATCAATTTTCCTGGTGATCGTGGCCGATGCCCTGTTTTCGATCGCTTTCAGTGCGCTGGGGATCTGA
- a CDS encoding lmo0937 family membrane protein, with the protein MLWTISVILVVMWALGLVSSYTMGGFIHVLLVLAIIVVLLNLIQGRKVL; encoded by the coding sequence ATGCTGTGGACGATTTCCGTAATACTGGTAGTCATGTGGGCGCTGGGATTGGTGAGCAGCTATACCATGGGAGGGTTCATACATGTCCTCCTGGTCCTTGCCATTATTGTGGTGTTGCTCAACCTCATTCAGGGTCGAAAAGTCCTGTAG